A single Magnetospirillum sp. 15-1 DNA region contains:
- a CDS encoding BrnA antitoxin family protein: protein MTKVDAHVISPEEYDEIPELTDEMFARANYIVGGKVVRRGRPPKETPKVPVTLRLDADLVERLRAGGQGWQSRVNETLRKAAGL from the coding sequence TTGACTAAGGTCGATGCCCATGTCATCTCGCCCGAGGAATACGACGAAATCCCCGAGCTGACCGACGAGATGTTTGCTCGTGCGAATTATATCGTCGGCGGCAAGGTAGTACGGCGTGGGCGCCCGCCGAAGGAGACCCCCAAGGTTCCGGTCACCCTGCGGCTGGACGCAGACCTTGTCGAACGTCTGCGGGCCGGGGGCCAGGGTTGGCAATCGCGGGTCAACGAGACGCTGCGCAAGGCGGCGGGTCTGTAG